The following are encoded in a window of Pelecanus crispus isolate bPelCri1 chromosome 6, bPelCri1.pri, whole genome shotgun sequence genomic DNA:
- the TRAPPC6B gene encoding trafficking protein particle complex subunit 6B, giving the protein MADEALFLLLHNEMVAGLYRAAEQGEGENGRCTTKLESMGFRVGQGLIERFTKDTARFKDELDIMKFICKDFWTTVFKKQIDNLRTNHQGIYVLQDNKFRLLTQMSAGKQYLEHAPKYLAFTCGLIRGGLSNLGIKSIVTAEVSSMPACKFQVMIQKM; this is encoded by the exons ATGGCGGACGAGGcgctcttcctgctgctgcacaaCGAGATGGTGGCGGGGCTGTACCGCGCCGCCGAGCAGGGCGAAGGG GAGAACGGCCGCTGCACCACCAAGCTGGAGAGCATGGGCTTCCGCGTCGGGCAGGGGCTGATCGAGAG GTTCACAAAAGATACTGCCAGGTTCAAGGATGAATTAGATATTATGAAGTTCATTTGCAAAGATTTTTGGACAACTGTATTCAAAAAACAAATAGATAACCTAAGGACTAATCATCAG GGTATTTATGTCCTTCAAGACAATAAATTTCGTCTCTTAACACAAATGTCTGCAGGAAAGCAGTATTTAGAACATGCACCAAAG TATTTAGCGTTTACCTGTGGACTAATCAGAGGAGGCCTATCGAATTTGGGAATAAAGAGTATTGTAACAGCTGAAGTTTCATCAATGCCTGCAT